One segment of Mobula birostris isolate sMobBir1 chromosome 29, sMobBir1.hap1, whole genome shotgun sequence DNA contains the following:
- the LOC140190142 gene encoding probable G-protein coupled receptor 139, whose translation MSPSRPESDTVTIWSEAHGTVTQGVNVAAILILSGGNCGLSACTTRYLTAMAVSDLLLVVTDVLLWRLKEYYFPGTFLDLTPGCSVRSVLRRAALDLSVWFTVAFTFDRFIAIGCPKLRTSYCTEKTAVTVLVITGVLFCLKNIPYYFAIIPIITINGVPWYCIPKPSIYTAAAWRAFVWLDRTLTPVLPFALIFLFNALTVKHILVASQLRKGLRGQSNRSDPEIAGRRKSIVLLFAICGSFVVLWSLYVINFLYYNVRGTNYNDSEYIFRRVGYIFLNLSSCTNSFIYVVTQSKFRMRLKLALKYPFILIIKILNRLKSQK comes from the exons ATGAGTCCGTCTCGTCCTGAGAGCGATACCGTTACCATCTGGAGCGAAGCTCATGGTACTGTCACCCAAGGCG TAAATGTAGCGGCGATTTTGATTCTGTCCGGCGGAAATTGCGGCCTCTCTGCCTGCACCACTCGGTATCTCACGGCGATGGCGGTGTCGGACCTGCTATTGGTGGTGACTGATGTTCTACTGTGGCGGCTCAAGGAGTACTACTTCCCGGGAACCTTCCTGGATCTCACCCCTGGGTGCAGTGTGCGGAGCGTGCTCAGACGTGCGGCGCTGGATCTCTCAGTCTGGTTCACGGTTGCCTTCACCTTCGACAGGTTCATCGCCATTGGTTGCCCCAAGCTCAGAACGAGCTATTGTACCGAGAAAACGGCAGTGACGGTGCTCGTGATAACCGGCGTTCTGTTCTGCTTGAAAAATATCCCATACTACTTTGCCATTATACCTATAATAACCATCAACGGGGTACCCTGGTACTGTATTCCAAAGCCAAGCATCTACACCGCGGCGGCATGGCGGGCTTTTGTCTGGCTTGATAGGACTCTCACCCCGGTGCTCCCCTTCGCCTTAATATTCCTGTTCAATGCGCTGACGGTCAAACACATTCTGGTGGCCAGTCAACTTCGCAAGGGTCTGAGGGGTCAAAGCAACCGCAGTGACCCAGAGATAGCAGGCAGAAGGAAGTCTATTGTTCTCTTGTTTGCCATCTGCGGTAGTTTCGTTGTTCTATGGTCATTGTACGTTATAAACTTCCTGTATTATAACGTGAGAGGGACCAATTACAATGACTCCGAATATATTTTCCGACGCGTCGGATACATATTCCTGAACTTAAGCTCCTGCACGAACTCCTTTATTTATGTGGTCACCCAGTCCAAGTTCAGGATGCGCCTCAAACTTGCCTTGAAATATCCGTTCATCttaattattaaaatattaaacagACTTAAGTCGCAGAAGTAA